A section of the Clostridium omnivorum genome encodes:
- the rplT gene encoding 50S ribosomal protein L20 has product MARVKRAMNARKYHKKVLKLAKGYYGGKSKLFKTANETVVRALRNAYVGRKLKKRDFRKLWIARINAGARQNGLSYSRFMNGIKLAGIDINRKMLSEIAINDPKAFAELVEIAKKQINA; this is encoded by the coding sequence ATGGCAAGAGTAAAAAGAGCTATGAATGCTCGTAAATATCATAAAAAAGTATTAAAGCTTGCAAAAGGATACTATGGTGGAAAAAGCAAGTTATTTAAAACAGCTAATGAAACTGTAGTTAGAGCTTTAAGAAACGCATATGTAGGAAGAAAGTTAAAGAAAAGAGACTTTAGAAAACTATGGATAGCTAGAATAAATGCAGGTGCAAGACAAAATGGACTTTCATATTCTAGATTCATGAATGGAATAAAGCTAGCAGGAATTGACATCAACAGAAAGATGCTTTCTGAAATAGCTATAAATGATCCAAAAGCTTTTGCAGAATTAGTAGAAATAGCTAAAAAACAAATAAACGCTTAA
- the rpmI gene encoding 50S ribosomal protein L35, with protein sequence MPKMKTHRGTAKRIKKTGTGKFKRANAFKSHILTKKSSKRKRNLRKTSYVSVTQEKTMKKLLPYL encoded by the coding sequence ATGCCAAAAATGAAGACTCACAGAGGTACTGCAAAAAGAATTAAGAAAACAGGAACAGGTAAGTTTAAGAGAGCTAACGCTTTCAAGAGCCATATATTAACTAAGAAGAGTTCAAAGAGAAAGAGAAATCTTAGAAAAACATCTTATGTTTCTGTTACTCAAGAAAAAACAATGAAGAAATTATTACCATACCTATAA
- the infC gene encoding translation initiation factor IF-3, with protein MKIISKDYLLNEEIREKEVRVIGEDNAPLGVLSTKEALKMAEESELDLVLIAPTANPPVCRIMNYGKFIYEQSKKDKEAKKKQKVVSIKEIRLSPSIEDHDITIKANNARKFLQDGDKVKVTVRFRGREAEHSHIGNKILDSFVAKIQDICVVEKQAKLEGKNMILILAPKRA; from the coding sequence GTGAAAATTATTAGCAAAGATTACCTTTTAAATGAAGAAATTAGAGAGAAAGAGGTAAGAGTAATTGGTGAAGACAACGCACCACTTGGAGTTCTCTCAACTAAAGAAGCTTTGAAAATGGCTGAAGAGAGCGAATTAGATTTAGTTCTTATTGCACCTACAGCTAATCCGCCAGTTTGCAGAATAATGAATTATGGTAAATTCATTTATGAGCAATCAAAAAAGGATAAAGAAGCAAAAAAGAAGCAAAAAGTTGTAAGTATCAAAGAAATCAGACTTAGCCCTAGCATAGAAGATCATGACATAACTATAAAAGCTAATAATGCTAGAAAGTTTTTACAGGATGGAGACAAAGTTAAAGTCACTGTAAGATTTAGAGGTAGAGAAGCTGAACATTCTCACATTGGAAACAAAATATTAGATTCTTTTGTAGCTAAAATACAAGACATATGTGTTGTAGAAAAACAAGCTAAATTAGAAGGAAAGAATATGATATTGATATTAGCTCCTAAAAGAGCATAA
- the ytxC gene encoding putative sporulation protein YtxC, which translates to MLLLTIAYDSGIIDIIEDVSEMKEYFASKNILIGLSESKSENTHFLKLYCEADDINEKIINMFNIYISNILYNVVVEEYCKRDLQSFIADTYFFLKYDEMKDIKEISARSLKDEGLFMDENLVFCMNKKNAILKKIINCIEENKEINIKGFITFRMKELRKDLECIIDKIVENYMVEKEYNEFIKLLKYFVEIQESKIDEVNIIVKGNGEYLIQDENGNDILEQLFSELSEARYTGTVSVEDMLISGLITNAPQRVIIHCEENCDNKELLDTIKNVFLDRVTFCSSCKICEGIKNTLKV; encoded by the coding sequence ATGCTACTTTTAACTATTGCATATGATAGCGGCATTATAGACATAATTGAGGACGTTTCAGAAATGAAAGAATATTTCGCATCGAAGAACATATTAATTGGGTTATCTGAAAGCAAAAGCGAAAATACTCACTTCTTGAAATTGTATTGTGAAGCTGATGATATAAATGAAAAAATAATAAATATGTTTAATATATATATTTCGAATATACTATATAATGTTGTTGTTGAAGAGTACTGCAAAAGGGATTTACAAAGTTTTATAGCAGATACTTATTTTTTTCTTAAATATGATGAAATGAAGGATATAAAGGAAATTAGTGCTAGATCATTAAAGGATGAAGGTTTATTCATGGATGAAAACTTAGTGTTCTGCATGAATAAGAAAAATGCAATTCTTAAAAAAATAATTAATTGTATAGAAGAAAATAAAGAAATTAATATAAAGGGATTTATCACATTTAGAATGAAGGAACTAAGAAAAGATTTAGAGTGTATAATTGATAAAATAGTAGAGAATTATATGGTAGAAAAAGAATACAATGAATTTATAAAATTATTAAAATACTTTGTTGAAATTCAAGAAAGTAAAATAGATGAGGTTAATATTATTGTAAAGGGAAATGGAGAATATTTGATCCAAGATGAAAATGGTAATGATATACTTGAACAATTATTTAGTGAATTGTCAGAAGCTAGGTACACTGGAACTGTAAGTGTTGAAGATATGCTAATCAGCGGGCTCATAACAAATGCTCCTCAAAGGGTTATTATTCACTGTGAAGAAAACTGTGACAATAAGGAACTTCTTGATACAATAAAAAATGTTTTCCTGGACAGGGTAACATTTTGTTCTTCATGTAAGATATGTGAGGGTATAAAAAATACGTTAAAGGTATAG
- a CDS encoding DUF6873 family GME fold protein — protein sequence MKTLLTDYRISIEEENTLKNLNFNILKVPPCKNLYTAVCGHPDMLLNIVEDNTIVLHKDIDKNFSDYLSSKYKNVIFSSKSLSNNYPDDIMLNALNLTEIFLHLLKYTDANLLNLVSNKKMINIKQGYSKCSTAIINHNAIITSDTGIAKALYTEKLDVLLLPPGDILLPGLDYGFIGGCCGLVEDNLLAFYGNLQFYKYGYEVISFLKKHKVEPLFLRNGKLIDRGSIFKL from the coding sequence TTGAAAACTCTTTTAACTGATTACAGAATTTCAATAGAGGAAGAAAATACACTTAAAAATTTAAATTTTAATATTTTAAAAGTACCTCCATGTAAAAATCTGTATACTGCAGTATGCGGACATCCTGATATGCTTTTAAACATTGTTGAAGATAACACCATTGTACTTCATAAAGATATTGATAAAAACTTTAGCGATTATCTATCTTCAAAGTATAAAAATGTTATTTTTTCAAGTAAAAGTTTATCTAATAATTATCCAGATGATATTATGCTAAATGCCTTGAACCTAACTGAGATTTTTCTTCATTTATTAAAATATACAGATGCAAATTTACTTAATCTTGTTTCAAATAAAAAAATGATAAATATAAAGCAAGGCTACTCAAAATGTTCCACTGCTATAATCAATCATAATGCAATTATTACTAGCGATACTGGCATTGCAAAAGCATTATATACTGAAAAACTTGATGTATTATTACTTCCACCTGGCGATATCTTGCTTCCAGGGCTTGATTATGGTTTTATTGGGGGATGCTGTGGACTAGTTGAAGATAATTTACTGGCATTTTACGGTAATCTTCAATTTTATAAATACGGTTATGAAGTAATAAGTTTTCTTAAAAAACATAAAGTGGAGCCTTTATTTCTTAGAAATGGAAAGTTAATAGATAGAGGAAGCATCTTCAAACTATAA
- the hslO gene encoding Hsp33 family molecular chaperone HslO: MSDKLIRATAHNGDIRIIAAITTDLVNEATKIHNCAPTAAAALGRLITAGSIMGAMLKSEEDVITIQMSGGGEAGTVVATSYSDARVKGYIGNPNVDLPLNSKGKLDVGGAIGINGSLLVIRDMGLKEPYVGQVPIQSGEIGDDLAYYFTASEQTPSAVGLGVLVEKDLSIKAAGGFIIQMMPGADELVADLLTYRLEEIPSITDLIVKGMSIEQIVDFIFEGMDYNIVGSMTPKFSCDCSRDKVERALISIGKKELDALYNEGKEEELKCHFCNKAYKFTNEEIGKLLEKSSR, translated from the coding sequence ATGAGTGATAAATTAATAAGAGCGACAGCTCACAATGGAGATATAAGAATTATTGCAGCTATAACTACAGATTTGGTAAACGAAGCAACAAAGATACATAATTGTGCACCAACTGCTGCCGCTGCACTTGGAAGATTAATAACTGCAGGCAGCATTATGGGAGCAATGCTTAAATCAGAAGAGGATGTAATAACCATTCAAATGTCAGGAGGAGGAGAAGCTGGGACAGTTGTAGCAACATCTTATTCTGATGCTAGAGTAAAAGGTTATATTGGTAATCCTAATGTGGACTTGCCTTTAAATAGCAAAGGCAAGCTAGATGTAGGAGGAGCAATTGGAATAAACGGAAGTCTCCTAGTTATTAGGGATATGGGACTTAAAGAACCATATGTAGGTCAAGTCCCTATACAGTCTGGTGAAATAGGAGATGACTTAGCATATTATTTTACTGCATCTGAGCAAACTCCATCTGCTGTTGGACTTGGAGTGCTTGTAGAAAAAGATTTAAGCATAAAAGCTGCAGGAGGTTTTATCATTCAGATGATGCCTGGCGCAGATGAACTTGTTGCCGATTTGCTTACATATAGACTTGAGGAAATACCTTCTATAACGGATTTAATTGTTAAGGGAATGAGTATTGAGCAGATAGTAGATTTCATATTTGAGGGTATGGATTATAACATTGTCGGTAGTATGACTCCAAAGTTTTCATGTGATTGCTCTAGAGATAAGGTTGAAAGAGCTTTAATTAGTATAGGAAAAAAAGAACTAGATGCATTATATAATGAAGGTAAAGAAGAGGAACTAAAATGTCACTTTTGTAATAAAGCCTATAAATTTACTAATGAAGAGATAGGAAAACTTTTAGAAAAGTCTTCAAGATAA
- a CDS encoding class I SAM-dependent DNA methyltransferase: MNRYKDFAKIYDELINTDIDYKRWANVILELTKQLNVNFEDYLDIACGTGNLTKELSCNFKNTWAVDLSMEMLTEAEAKLRGERKKAKFICQDITSLQLNRKFDLITCCLDSTNYIIDEEQLELYFSGVYKHLKENGIFIFDINSYYKLTEVLGDNIFTYNSDDVVYVWENSLEDDIVNMYLTFFIKQDELYKRFDEEHEERAYKEETIEYYLKKVGFSVIKRLDNYEYKDVKENTERIVYVLKK, encoded by the coding sequence TTGAATCGCTATAAGGATTTTGCTAAAATATACGATGAACTTATAAATACAGATATAGATTATAAAAGATGGGCTAATGTTATACTTGAATTAACAAAGCAACTAAATGTTAATTTTGAAGATTATTTAGATATAGCATGCGGGACTGGAAATCTTACTAAAGAGTTATCCTGCAATTTTAAAAATACCTGGGCAGTTGATTTGTCTATGGAAATGCTAACTGAAGCTGAAGCTAAACTTAGAGGTGAGCGTAAAAAAGCTAAGTTTATTTGTCAGGACATAACATCTTTGCAGTTAAATAGAAAGTTTGATTTGATTACATGTTGTTTGGATTCTACAAATTACATTATTGATGAGGAACAGCTAGAACTATATTTTTCTGGAGTATATAAGCATCTTAAGGAAAACGGTATATTCATATTTGATATAAATTCCTATTATAAACTTACAGAAGTTCTTGGAGACAATATATTTACTTATAATAGTGATGATGTTGTCTATGTATGGGAGAATAGTCTTGAAGATGACATAGTAAATATGTATCTAACTTTTTTTATTAAGCAGGATGAACTATATAAAAGGTTCGATGAAGAGCATGAAGAGAGAGCCTATAAAGAAGAAACAATTGAATATTATCTTAAAAAAGTTGGATTTAGTGTTATTAAAAGACTAGATAATTATGAGTATAAGGATGTTAAAGAGAATACTGAAAGAATTGTTTATGTTTTAAAAAAATAA
- a CDS encoding alpha/beta-type small acid-soluble spore protein — protein MGKTPLKKVIKAKLKSNKELTEIEKVREKIKYEIADELGLRDKVDKYGWSGLTAEETGRIGGIMTKRKKDMHLPKNKEIMDGAQLSLQNTDDIEK, from the coding sequence ATGGGAAAGACACCATTAAAAAAAGTTATAAAAGCAAAGTTAAAATCTAACAAAGAATTAACAGAAATAGAAAAAGTAAGGGAAAAAATAAAATATGAAATAGCAGATGAATTAGGTCTTAGAGATAAAGTTGATAAATATGGATGGAGTGGTTTAACTGCAGAAGAAACTGGAAGAATAGGAGGAATTATGACAAAGAGAAAAAAGGATATGCACCTTCCTAAAAATAAGGAGATAATGGATGGAGCGCAGCTATCTCTACAAAATACAGATGATATAGAAAAATAA
- a CDS encoding peptide ABC transporter substrate-binding protein, whose product MTKRHLSKLLAMLTTIAITASLFAGCGGKKDPASPSADKPKEEQSLVYNLGQEPDTIDPGLSTTITAATVANQNFEGLMKFNAENKLECAVAEKVDFDQANPTKYVFHLRKDAKWSDGKAVTAKDFEYSWKRVLNPATASDYANQLYYLKNGAKYNSKEAKAEDVGVKATDDYTLQVELENPTPYFLQLCGLPTLMPVRQDIVEKDPDKWTLNPQTYLGNGPFKMTVWEHDSKMEFVKNDNYWNKANVKIEKMKFTMIAINSSALSAFETGEADYIDIVPNNEIPKLVQDKKMVTTPNIGTYYICANDMKAPLDNPKVRKALALAIDRSALIEAVWKDGRKAATGWVPYGINDAKEGKAFREVGGDFYTDKADVEQAKKLLAEAGYPDGKGFPVFEYAYNKSETHAKIAQAVQDMWKKNLNINIKLNEVDWKVFVPQRKEGNFELSRNGWVGDYFDPMTFMDILVTKDGNNDAHYSNPKYDELVLNAKKEKDPEKRMQMIHDAEKILMDDMAIIPLAFYVDDVCIKPYLKGTVRVSNGMIYFDKAYIEGKTAAK is encoded by the coding sequence GTGACTAAAAGGCATTTATCAAAACTGTTAGCTATGCTTACTACTATTGCTATAACAGCGAGTCTATTTGCAGGTTGTGGAGGCAAAAAAGATCCAGCTTCACCAAGTGCAGATAAGCCAAAAGAAGAGCAATCACTTGTATATAATCTTGGACAGGAACCAGATACTATCGATCCAGGATTATCAACAACTATAACTGCTGCAACAGTTGCAAATCAAAACTTTGAAGGACTTATGAAATTTAACGCTGAAAACAAGCTTGAATGTGCCGTAGCTGAAAAAGTTGACTTTGATCAGGCAAATCCTACTAAATATGTTTTTCATTTAAGAAAAGACGCTAAGTGGTCTGATGGAAAGGCAGTAACTGCAAAAGATTTTGAATATTCATGGAAGAGAGTTTTAAATCCTGCTACTGCATCAGATTATGCTAATCAATTGTACTATTTGAAGAATGGTGCAAAATACAATTCTAAAGAGGCTAAAGCAGAAGATGTTGGGGTAAAGGCAACTGATGATTATACTTTACAAGTTGAATTAGAAAATCCAACTCCATACTTCCTTCAATTATGTGGACTTCCAACACTTATGCCTGTAAGACAGGATATAGTTGAAAAAGACCCAGATAAATGGACTCTTAACCCTCAAACTTATTTAGGAAATGGTCCATTTAAGATGACAGTTTGGGAACATGATTCAAAAATGGAATTTGTTAAAAATGATAATTATTGGAATAAGGCAAATGTAAAGATAGAGAAAATGAAGTTTACAATGATAGCTATAAACAGTTCAGCATTGTCAGCTTTTGAAACTGGTGAGGCAGATTATATAGACATAGTACCAAACAATGAGATACCTAAATTAGTGCAAGATAAGAAGATGGTAACTACACCCAATATAGGAACTTACTATATTTGTGCTAATGATATGAAAGCTCCTCTTGACAATCCAAAGGTTAGAAAAGCTTTGGCACTAGCAATTGATAGATCAGCGTTAATCGAAGCAGTATGGAAAGATGGAAGAAAAGCAGCTACAGGATGGGTACCTTATGGTATTAATGACGCTAAAGAAGGAAAGGCGTTTAGAGAAGTAGGGGGCGACTTCTATACTGATAAGGCTGATGTTGAGCAAGCTAAAAAGCTTCTGGCCGAAGCTGGATATCCTGACGGAAAGGGCTTCCCAGTATTTGAATATGCTTATAACAAGAGTGAAACCCATGCAAAAATTGCTCAAGCAGTACAGGATATGTGGAAGAAGAATCTTAATATAAATATAAAACTAAATGAAGTAGACTGGAAGGTATTTGTACCTCAAAGAAAAGAAGGTAACTTTGAATTATCTAGAAATGGGTGGGTAGGAGACTACTTTGATCCAATGACATTTATGGATATATTAGTTACTAAGGATGGAAATAATGACGCACATTACAGTAATCCGAAGTACGACGAATTGGTATTAAATGCAAAGAAGGAGAAGGATCCAGAAAAGAGAATGCAGATGATTCATGATGCTGAAAAGATACTTATGGATGATATGGCAATAATACCACTAGCATTTTATGTTGATGATGTATGTATTAAGCCATACTTAAAAGGCACAGTAAGAGTATCAAATGGTATGATATATTTTGATAAAGCTTATATAGAAGGTAAAACTGCTGCTAAATAA
- a CDS encoding ABC transporter ATP-binding protein, which translates to MSEEYLLSVKNLKKYFPVKKRMFEKKTSYVKAVDDVSFDIKRGETLGLVGESGCGKTTCGRTLLKLYEPTAGEILYRGEHIENLQEKQLINYRRKMQIIFQDPYASLDPRMTVGDIIGESIDIHKLMSGNERRERIQNLLDVVGLNMEHMNRYPHEFSGGQRQRIGIARALAVQPEFIVCDEPISALDVSIQAQVVNMLEDLQQALGLTYLFIAHDLSMVKHISDRVGVMYLGKMVEIAESNELYTRPMHPYTQALLSAIPLPDPDEAEARRRIVLEGDVPSPIDPPPGCRFRGRCRYAKEVCKEVDPELKDIGGNHFVACHLVQ; encoded by the coding sequence ATGAGTGAAGAATATTTATTATCTGTAAAAAACTTAAAAAAATACTTTCCAGTAAAAAAAAGGATGTTTGAAAAGAAAACTAGTTATGTAAAGGCAGTAGATGATGTTTCCTTTGATATTAAAAGGGGAGAAACACTAGGGCTTGTAGGAGAATCTGGATGTGGAAAGACAACTTGTGGAAGAACTCTATTAAAGTTATATGAACCAACAGCTGGAGAAATACTCTATAGGGGAGAACATATAGAGAATCTTCAGGAAAAACAGCTTATTAATTATCGAAGAAAGATGCAGATAATATTTCAAGATCCATATGCTTCCTTAGACCCTAGAATGACTGTAGGAGATATAATTGGTGAATCAATAGATATTCATAAACTAATGTCAGGAAATGAGAGAAGGGAAAGAATTCAAAACTTACTGGATGTTGTAGGCTTAAATATGGAACACATGAATAGATATCCTCATGAGTTTTCTGGAGGGCAAAGACAGAGAATTGGGATTGCAAGAGCATTGGCTGTACAACCGGAATTTATAGTTTGTGACGAACCTATTTCGGCTTTGGATGTATCAATACAAGCACAGGTAGTTAATATGCTAGAAGATTTACAACAGGCCCTTGGATTGACATACCTTTTTATAGCACATGACTTGTCCATGGTTAAACATATTTCTGACAGAGTTGGGGTTATGTATCTTGGAAAGATGGTTGAAATAGCGGAAAGTAATGAGTTATATACGAGACCTATGCATCCATATACACAGGCTCTTTTATCAGCTATCCCACTTCCCGATCCTGATGAGGCTGAGGCTAGAAGGAGAATAGTACTGGAGGGCGACGTACCAAGTCCTATTGATCCACCTCCAGGATGCAGATTTAGAGGAAGATGCAGATATGCTAAGGAAGTATGTAAGGAAGTTGATCCAGAATTAAAGGATATTGGTGGTAATCATTTTGTAGCCTGCCACTTGGTACAATAA
- a CDS encoding ABC transporter ATP-binding protein, producing the protein MDNLLEIRNLSTSFFTHVGEVKAVRDISFTLQKGEAVGIVGESGSGKSVTMMSMMKLLTDTGKITEGSILFDGEEITALKEKEMKKIRGNKIAMIFQDPMTSLNPVLKVETQMLEALRLHKGLSKEEARGVSIDMLKLVGIPSPEKRLKQYPHEFSGGMRQRVMIAMALSCQPKLLIADEPTTALDVTIQAQILELLKDIKEKLNTSIILITHDLGVVADVCNKINVMYGGRIVEKGDKRDIFYNPRHPYTWGLLESVPNPNTLIKERLKPIEGQPPDLLKPPMGCPFAPRCAYTMNICLNKMPEEFKLSNTHSAACWLNHPGAPVVQAKVIRRERHE; encoded by the coding sequence ATGGATAATTTATTGGAAATAAGAAATTTAAGTACTTCTTTCTTTACACATGTTGGTGAAGTTAAAGCAGTAAGAGACATATCCTTTACACTACAAAAGGGAGAAGCAGTAGGTATAGTAGGAGAGTCGGGAAGCGGCAAGTCTGTAACTATGATGTCTATGATGAAGCTTCTTACTGATACGGGGAAGATTACAGAGGGAAGTATATTGTTTGATGGAGAGGAAATAACAGCTCTGAAGGAAAAAGAAATGAAGAAGATAAGAGGAAACAAAATTGCAATGATTTTTCAGGATCCTATGACTTCTTTAAATCCTGTATTAAAGGTTGAAACTCAAATGCTTGAAGCATTAAGATTACATAAGGGTTTATCTAAAGAAGAAGCAAGAGGTGTGTCGATTGATATGCTTAAATTGGTAGGTATACCTAGTCCTGAAAAAAGATTAAAACAATATCCTCATGAGTTTTCAGGTGGAATGAGGCAGAGGGTTATGATAGCTATGGCATTATCATGTCAACCTAAACTTTTAATTGCAGATGAGCCTACCACTGCCCTAGATGTTACAATTCAAGCTCAAATACTTGAACTTTTAAAAGACATTAAAGAAAAATTAAATACATCCATCATTTTGATTACTCATGACTTAGGCGTGGTAGCTGATGTATGTAATAAGATAAATGTTATGTATGGAGGAAGAATTGTAGAAAAAGGTGATAAAAGAGATATTTTCTACAATCCAAGACATCCGTATACATGGGGGTTGCTTGAGAGTGTACCAAATCCTAATACATTAATCAAAGAGAGGCTGAAACCTATAGAAGGGCAGCCGCCAGATCTTTTAAAACCTCCAATGGGATGCCCGTTTGCGCCTAGGTGTGCATATACTATGAATATTTGTTTGAATAAAATGCCTGAAGAGTTTAAATTAAGCAATACTCATAGTGCAGCTTGTTGGCTAAATCATCCTGGAGCACCTGTAGTCCAAGCAAAAGTGATAAGGAGAGAAAGGCATGAGTGA
- a CDS encoding ABC transporter permease, translated as MEGSYNKTDFAFVEGKDKKANEIVRPSETYWQDAKRRLKENKVAMISLVVIILVLVMAVVGPFISKFDYATNELLNANKWPDKIHWFGTDDLGRDIFVRVMYGARISLSVGLVAAFINLTIGVIYGGVAGYYGGNVDNVMMRIVDVLYSVPMMLYVILLMVVLGKGLINVFITLGIIYWVGMARIVRGQVLSLKEQEFVLAAKASGASKKRIILRHLIPNCMGQIVVTLTLSIPEAIFTEAFLSFIGLGVASPMSSLGTLCNDALSTYRSYPYQIFIPALAICITMVAFNLFGDGLRDALDPKMRK; from the coding sequence ATGGAAGGTTCTTATAATAAAACAGACTTTGCTTTTGTAGAGGGCAAAGATAAAAAAGCAAATGAAATTGTGAGACCTAGTGAAACTTATTGGCAAGATGCTAAGAGGAGATTAAAAGAAAATAAAGTTGCAATGATTTCTTTGGTAGTTATTATATTAGTTTTAGTTATGGCAGTAGTTGGGCCGTTTATATCTAAATTTGATTACGCTACTAATGAACTATTAAATGCTAATAAATGGCCAGATAAAATTCATTGGTTTGGAACTGATGATTTAGGAAGAGATATTTTTGTTAGGGTTATGTATGGAGCAAGAATATCTTTGTCAGTAGGGTTAGTGGCTGCTTTTATTAATCTTACAATTGGTGTAATATACGGCGGAGTTGCAGGCTATTACGGAGGCAACGTTGATAACGTTATGATGCGTATAGTTGACGTACTTTACAGTGTACCTATGATGTTATACGTTATCTTACTAATGGTGGTTTTGGGAAAAGGGCTTATAAATGTATTTATTACACTAGGAATTATTTATTGGGTTGGCATGGCAAGAATAGTTAGAGGTCAAGTGCTATCCCTTAAGGAACAAGAATTTGTGCTAGCTGCTAAAGCTTCAGGCGCATCTAAAAAAAGAATTATTTTAAGACATCTAATTCCAAACTGTATGGGTCAAATAGTAGTAACATTGACGTTGTCAATACCAGAGGCAATATTTACAGAAGCTTTCTTAAGTTTTATTGGATTGGGTGTTGCATCACCTATGTCAAGTCTAGGAACACTTTGTAATGATGCACTATCGACCTATAGAAGCTATCCTTATCAGATATTTATACCTGCACTAGCGATATGTATTACTATGGTAGCTTTTAATTTGTTTGGAGATGGGCTTAGAGATGCCTTAGATCCAAAGATGAGAAAGTAG